A region of Fibrobacter succinogenes subsp. succinogenes S85 DNA encodes the following proteins:
- a CDS encoding histidine phosphatase family protein gives MLWTSCDSVRYGSVPCEGDDCEMTAEIESSDSKDKPSNGNSSSENPSKDEKGNQDQKDSLDNKGKPDVRDTIEVVDTTTVTDTKSLPACNSSNEGEALMVAGEQKLYYCISGSWETDVEELFTVECKDGVLKLGDSKVVGAESLDSTGVSDYRRADVNIKGIAEKGPFRYGTSVKIVELDSVMRLADSKRMHETCITSADGSFDFGSVDLVSPYARVEANGFFRNEFGGQSSLVKLNAVVDLSKRDSFNVNILTHMAAPRVMKLVEDSGNNQPIGSQSGRALSDVLSSFGISLGGSSTGGFNGFGWNRGTQTTSSDKAAEDISLFGSDDYSAALLAVSVMMQSYAPDGNFLSQADYIAEDIRGDGNWGDNASKAKLADKLLILDAEGGLAKIRKNMEGWKLGDVPNFEKHVRNFWTSTHGFESCNAMTNGMVKHVGNSQSEYFVSYYEQPEGPRIRFICDGSIKAWRVATDLEKDTVGFGAGDYDGQIKNGKINADKFYVYEQSKKSWRAATSDDIQEFVDVEDVLKKLAPGEKVIFILRHAERTDDTGKKGHLTDNGKKQSQSVGAKLKGESIYFVNSTYTRSYETCENVAAGAGVTSMNNDTLPELDGDWFVKDENKFETYKNNNGGGWVVASEYAYKGSYSDAYYPLKSRGEEFMTEIVKPRFAKVNRVGVWISHDMMVVPLTAFCTNGKANLRYFDTKQWINYLAGVAIILGTDGTLRYEPVKGLSSGTMTM, from the coding sequence TTGTTATGGACGTCTTGCGATTCCGTCCGTTACGGTTCTGTGCCGTGCGAGGGCGATGATTGCGAGATGACTGCGGAAATTGAAAGTTCCGATTCAAAGGATAAACCTTCGAACGGTAATTCTTCAAGTGAAAATCCCTCAAAAGATGAAAAGGGCAATCAGGACCAGAAGGACTCCCTGGATAACAAGGGTAAGCCCGATGTCCGTGATACCATTGAAGTTGTCGATACGACGACTGTTACGGATACAAAGTCCTTGCCTGCTTGCAACTCGTCGAACGAGGGCGAAGCCCTTATGGTGGCGGGCGAACAGAAGCTTTACTATTGTATTTCGGGGAGCTGGGAAACCGATGTCGAGGAACTCTTTACGGTTGAGTGTAAAGATGGCGTCTTGAAGCTTGGTGACTCAAAGGTGGTCGGCGCAGAATCACTGGATTCTACTGGTGTTTCGGATTATCGCAGGGCTGATGTTAATATCAAGGGTATTGCCGAAAAGGGACCGTTCCGTTACGGGACTTCCGTGAAGATTGTGGAACTCGATAGCGTGATGCGCCTTGCCGATTCCAAGCGAATGCACGAGACCTGCATTACCTCTGCGGATGGCAGTTTTGATTTTGGAAGTGTTGACCTCGTTTCGCCTTATGCTAGGGTAGAAGCGAACGGCTTTTTCAGGAATGAATTTGGCGGGCAGTCGTCGCTTGTAAAGCTCAATGCGGTAGTGGACTTGTCCAAGCGCGATTCTTTTAACGTGAATATCCTGACGCACATGGCGGCTCCGCGCGTGATGAAGCTCGTGGAAGATTCTGGCAACAACCAGCCGATCGGTAGCCAGAGCGGGCGTGCGCTGAGTGATGTGCTTTCTTCGTTCGGCATTAGCCTTGGCGGTTCTAGTACGGGTGGCTTTAATGGATTTGGTTGGAATCGTGGTACTCAGACGACATCATCGGACAAGGCGGCAGAAGACATTAGCTTGTTCGGTTCTGATGACTACAGTGCGGCGCTCCTTGCGGTTTCTGTGATGATGCAGAGCTATGCGCCGGATGGCAACTTCCTTTCGCAGGCGGACTATATTGCAGAAGATATCCGTGGCGATGGCAACTGGGGCGACAATGCTTCGAAGGCAAAACTTGCAGATAAGCTGTTGATTCTCGATGCTGAAGGCGGCCTTGCAAAAATCCGCAAGAACATGGAAGGCTGGAAGCTTGGCGATGTGCCGAACTTCGAAAAGCATGTGCGCAATTTCTGGACGAGTACGCATGGCTTTGAATCTTGCAATGCGATGACCAATGGAATGGTGAAGCATGTAGGCAACAGCCAGAGCGAGTATTTTGTCTCTTACTATGAACAGCCGGAAGGCCCGCGTATCCGCTTCATTTGCGATGGTTCCATCAAGGCTTGGCGCGTGGCGACAGACCTCGAAAAGGATACGGTTGGCTTTGGCGCTGGCGATTACGATGGCCAGATCAAGAATGGTAAAATCAATGCCGATAAGTTCTACGTTTACGAACAGAGCAAGAAGTCTTGGCGCGCGGCAACCTCGGATGATATTCAGGAATTTGTCGATGTCGAAGATGTCTTGAAGAAACTTGCTCCTGGCGAAAAGGTCATCTTTATCTTGCGCCATGCGGAACGTACGGACGATACGGGCAAGAAGGGCCACCTGACGGACAATGGTAAAAAGCAGTCTCAGTCGGTGGGCGCTAAGCTTAAAGGCGAAAGTATTTACTTCGTGAATTCGACTTACACGCGTAGCTACGAAACCTGCGAGAACGTGGCGGCGGGTGCGGGCGTCACGAGCATGAACAACGACACGTTGCCGGAACTTGATGGCGACTGGTTCGTGAAGGACGAAAATAAGTTTGAAACGTACAAGAACAACAATGGCGGTGGCTGGGTCGTCGCTTCGGAATATGCGTACAAAGGAAGTTATAGCGATGCGTACTATCCGCTGAAGTCCCGTGGCGAAGAATTTATGACCGAGATTGTGAAGCCCCGCTTTGCGAAGGTTAACCGTGTGGGTGTGTGGATTTCTCACGACATGATGGTTGTGCCGCTGACGGCGTTCTGCACGAACGGCAAGGCGAATCTCCGCTATTTCGACACGAAGCAGTGGATCAATTACCTCGCTGGCGTGGCTATCATTCTGGGGACCGACGGTACCCTCCGTTATGAGCCTGTGAAAGGTCTTTCTTCCGGTACGATGACGATGTGA
- a CDS encoding fibrobacter succinogenes major paralogous domain-containing protein, with the protein MLTKTMTKWNLLAALVFGTSFWACSGDKTAGTDEQSEGLYAIKNLDIAGISQKGPFVKGSAVTVQGINCKTMEFTDKVFEGEVKNNMGEFVVEKVNLSTTCAVVEVTGEYRSEMTGKKVSDKMTLRALTNLKDRTHVNVNLLTNLEYERVMYYVTEKGKTFDEAKELAEREVLAAFGMAGESAEFEDLDIFGTSDADATLLAISVLMQGDADVKTLAKRLDKFNDSFAESGKWNDDDTKKAITDWIANAVAKAVMDSIRKNMENWGFANEVPDFEKAIEEINVAQEIPEGWSWDVPKEARLNPNIKYDSIIDSRDKKVYKVVKIEVPDSNYSQVWMAENLNYADSVKTPSLKGGNWCYNNEEKNCKVGGRYYSWAAAIDSVALANDSKEPLVCGYGKKCGLDRAVQGICPDGWHLPSIYEWGLLSVALGSGGVAGEPLKALTGWDYAGTPDNNGTDLYGFAALPTGRKISATSWQKVGSDVYYWSATEYSADQGRYLNINNIYTNSYTYQNSKSYGQSVRCVKGDPSTAPVRPSSSSVDTNGWSWDVPKEARLNPKIKYDSMVDPRDKQVYKVVKIDVSDTNYSQVWMAENLNYADSVKTPSLKGRNWCYNNDEKNCNVGGRYYSWAAAIDSVALANDPKEPLDCGYGKTCGLNHSVQGICPDGWHLPTLREWSLLCEAIGDYSTCGKPLKALSGWDYAGTPNNNGTDKYGFASLPTGRRLSATSWEKVGSDVYYWSATEYSADDGRYFNINNIYTQTYTYQNSKSYGQSVRCVKGDPSTAPVRPSSSSSKSDE; encoded by the coding sequence ATGCTCACTAAAACAATGACAAAATGGAATCTTTTGGCGGCTCTTGTATTTGGGACGTCTTTTTGGGCTTGTTCTGGTGATAAGACGGCCGGTACGGACGAACAGAGCGAAGGCCTTTACGCCATCAAGAACTTGGATATTGCAGGCATTTCCCAAAAGGGCCCGTTCGTGAAGGGCTCCGCGGTGACGGTGCAGGGAATCAACTGCAAGACAATGGAATTCACGGATAAAGTTTTTGAGGGTGAAGTCAAAAATAACATGGGTGAATTTGTTGTTGAAAAGGTGAACTTGTCTACGACTTGTGCTGTTGTTGAAGTGACAGGCGAATACCGTAGCGAAATGACGGGGAAAAAAGTCTCGGATAAAATGACGCTCCGTGCGTTAACGAATCTTAAGGATCGTACGCATGTGAATGTCAACTTGCTTACGAACTTGGAATACGAGCGCGTGATGTACTATGTGACTGAAAAGGGCAAGACTTTCGACGAGGCTAAGGAATTGGCTGAAAGGGAAGTGCTTGCCGCATTCGGGATGGCTGGTGAATCGGCCGAATTTGAAGATTTGGATATTTTTGGAACAAGCGATGCGGATGCGACGCTCCTTGCTATAAGCGTGTTGATGCAAGGCGATGCCGATGTGAAAACGCTTGCTAAACGTCTGGATAAATTCAATGATTCCTTTGCAGAAAGCGGCAAGTGGAACGATGATGATACGAAAAAAGCGATTACCGACTGGATTGCGAATGCCGTGGCTAAAGCCGTGATGGATTCCATTCGTAAGAATATGGAAAATTGGGGATTCGCAAATGAAGTTCCCGATTTTGAAAAGGCCATTGAAGAAATCAATGTGGCACAGGAAATCCCCGAAGGGTGGAGCTGGGATGTGCCCAAGGAAGCTCGCCTGAATCCGAATATCAAATATGATTCGATAATCGACTCGCGCGACAAGAAAGTTTACAAGGTCGTGAAAATTGAAGTGCCAGACTCGAATTATTCGCAGGTGTGGATGGCTGAAAACCTGAACTATGCCGATAGCGTCAAGACTCCGAGCTTGAAGGGCGGCAACTGGTGCTACAATAATGAAGAAAAAAATTGCAAGGTGGGCGGTCGTTATTACAGCTGGGCGGCGGCAATTGACTCTGTTGCCTTGGCGAATGATTCGAAGGAACCGTTGGTTTGCGGCTATGGTAAAAAGTGCGGACTTGATCGCGCTGTGCAGGGAATTTGTCCTGATGGCTGGCATTTGCCGTCAATCTATGAATGGGGGTTGTTGAGCGTGGCGTTAGGATCTGGCGGCGTAGCTGGCGAGCCTCTCAAGGCCTTGACCGGGTGGGACTACGCCGGAACGCCTGACAATAACGGTACGGATCTTTACGGCTTTGCCGCACTCCCGACCGGAAGAAAAATTTCTGCAACTAGTTGGCAAAAGGTGGGCTCGGATGTTTATTACTGGAGCGCCACCGAATACAGTGCCGATCAAGGCCGGTATTTAAATATAAACAACATTTATACCAATTCTTATACGTATCAGAATAGCAAGTCTTATGGACAAAGTGTCCGTTGCGTCAAAGGGGATCCTTCGACTGCGCCGGTAAGGCCTTCTTCAAGTTCTGTAGATACCAATGGATGGAGCTGGGATGTGCCCAAGGAAGCTCGCCTGAATCCGAAAATCAAATATGACTCGATGGTCGACCCGCGTGACAAGCAAGTGTATAAGGTTGTGAAAATTGACGTGTCAGACACGAATTATTCGCAGGTGTGGATGGCAGAAAACTTGAACTATGCCGATAGCGTCAAGACTCCGAGCTTGAAGGGCCGCAACTGGTGCTACAACAATGATGAAAAGAATTGCAATGTGGGCGGTCGTTATTACAGCTGGGCGGCGGCAATTGACTCTGTTGCCTTGGCGAACGATCCGAAGGAACCGTTGGATTGCGGTTATGGCAAGACGTGCGGACTCAATCATAGTGTTCAGGGAATTTGCCCGGATGGTTGGCATTTGCCGACACTCCGTGAATGGAGTTTGTTGTGTGAGGCTATAGGGGATTACAGTACGTGTGGAAAGCCTCTCAAGGCTTTGAGCGGGTGGGACTATGCCGGAACGCCTAACAATAACGGTACTGATAAATATGGCTTTGCATCACTTCCGACCGGAAGAAGGCTTTCTGCAACTAGTTGGGAAAAGGTGGGTTCGGATGTTTATTACTGGAGCGCCACCGAATACAGTGCCGATGATGGTCGATATTTCAATATAAACAACATTTATACTCAAACTTATACGTATCAGAATAGCAAGTCTTATGGACAAAGTGTCCGCTGCGTTAAAGGGGATCCTTCGACTGCACCGGTAAGACCTTCTTCAAGTTCTAGCAAAAGCGATGAGTAA
- a CDS encoding sodium ion-translocating decarboxylase subunit beta, which translates to MSGIINSVADFASSTGFAQITVPMVIMWIVSFVLMFLAIVKKYEPLLLLPIAIGALAVNIPSVAFYDGGWSIEGMFSPTGGLYYYISQGIHLELFPPIIFLGVGAMTDFGPLIANPRTLILGGGAQFGVFMTMFAAVALGGFTLGEAASIGIIGGADGPTSIFTANKLAKHLIGPIAVAAYTYMALVPLIQPPIMRAMTNDAERKIRMKALRQVSKAERIVFAVMVMIVCVLVVPDASALIIMLMMGNIFKEAGVVERLVKTSSNELMNIVTIFLGTSVGLTMSADIFLKPQTLMIIAMGVVAFGFSTFGGLLLAKIMNKCSPKNPVNPLIGSAGVSAVPMAARVSQVEGAKYDPQNFLLMHAMGPNVSGVIGTAVCAGYMISRLS; encoded by the coding sequence ATGAGTGGAATTATTAACTCAGTCGCGGACTTCGCCTCGAGCACAGGATTCGCGCAGATTACCGTTCCGATGGTAATCATGTGGATCGTGAGCTTCGTGTTGATGTTCCTTGCGATTGTCAAAAAATACGAACCGCTTCTGCTCTTGCCGATTGCTATCGGCGCACTTGCGGTGAACATCCCGTCCGTCGCGTTCTACGACGGTGGCTGGAGCATCGAAGGTATGTTCAGCCCGACTGGCGGTCTCTACTACTACATCAGCCAGGGTATCCATCTGGAACTCTTCCCGCCCATCATCTTCTTGGGCGTGGGTGCCATGACGGACTTTGGACCGCTTATCGCTAATCCGCGTACGCTCATCCTCGGTGGTGGCGCACAGTTTGGCGTGTTCATGACCATGTTTGCAGCTGTCGCTCTCGGTGGCTTTACGCTCGGTGAAGCAGCTTCCATCGGTATCATCGGTGGTGCTGACGGTCCGACGTCCATCTTCACTGCGAACAAGCTTGCTAAGCACCTCATCGGCCCCATCGCTGTTGCTGCTTACACCTACATGGCTCTCGTGCCGCTCATCCAGCCGCCTATCATGCGCGCTATGACGAACGACGCTGAACGCAAGATTCGCATGAAGGCTCTCCGCCAGGTTTCCAAGGCCGAACGCATCGTGTTTGCCGTGATGGTGATGATCGTTTGCGTGCTTGTCGTGCCGGATGCTTCTGCCCTTATCATCATGCTTATGATGGGCAACATCTTCAAGGAAGCTGGTGTCGTTGAACGCCTCGTGAAGACTTCTTCGAACGAACTCATGAACATTGTGACGATCTTCCTCGGCACGTCCGTGGGTCTCACGATGTCTGCTGACATCTTCCTCAAGCCGCAGACTCTCATGATCATCGCTATGGGTGTGGTTGCCTTTGGCTTCTCCACTTTCGGCGGTTTGCTCCTCGCAAAGATCATGAACAAGTGCTCTCCGAAGAACCCGGTGAACCCGCTTATCGGTTCCGCAGGCGTTTCCGCTGTGCCGATGGCTGCCCGTGTTTCTCAGGTTGAAGGTGCCAAGTATGACCCGCAGAACTTCCTCCTCATGCACGCTATGGGCCCGAACGTGTCCGGCGTGATTGGTACGGCTGTTTGCGCTGGTTACATGATCAGCCGCTTGAGCTAA
- a CDS encoding acetyl-CoA carboxylase biotin carboxyl carrier protein subunit has translation MKKTVRISFEGKTYDVEVEVLDSAVAAAPAAPVAAPAPAPAAAPAPAVAGGTEVKSPLAGSVFKLKVNVGDTVAANQEVAVIEALKMENPVVAPCAGKVTSISVKETDTVTDGQVLMTIA, from the coding sequence ATGAAGAAAACAGTCCGTATCAGTTTCGAAGGCAAGACCTACGACGTCGAAGTAGAAGTTCTTGATTCCGCAGTTGCTGCAGCTCCTGCTGCTCCGGTTGCCGCTCCGGCCCCGGCTCCTGCTGCTGCTCCGGCTCCGGCCGTCGCTGGTGGCACCGAAGTCAAGAGCCCGCTCGCTGGCTCTGTGTTCAAGCTCAAGGTCAACGTTGGTGACACTGTTGCTGCCAACCAGGAAGTGGCTGTTATCGAAGCCCTCAAGATGGAAAACCCGGTCGTCGCTCCGTGCGCAGGCAAGGTTACCTCTATCTCCGTCAAGGAAACCGACACTGTTACTGATGGCCAGGTCTTGATGACCATTGCCTAA
- a CDS encoding TIGR02147 family protein produces the protein MMKSVTEYKNYREYILDYYKERKRCSAFTWREFAKVAGFASGSYLKLVCDGKTRLREEGAKKTALAMGLLGYELDYFVLLVRYEGAKTEQEKKKCFEEMQALGEANRVKILGSEMYTYYETWKHSVVRELAVAMPGAKPNEIAKVCKPAISAADVSDSLRFLLKAGLLTRDIKGNYHQTSTSLSTGNLNVVAVAVHSLLRQMGEFALDALDKLPISERHFSGITMGVTAESYAKIVDEIAAFRKRIVSIVSADKKIEKVCRLNMQLFPLTEKIEYGDMNVLSKNRGE, from the coding sequence ATGATGAAATCGGTTACTGAATACAAAAACTATCGCGAGTATATTCTCGACTACTACAAGGAACGCAAGCGTTGTTCTGCGTTTACGTGGCGAGAATTTGCGAAGGTGGCTGGATTTGCGTCGGGTTCGTACCTGAAACTTGTATGTGATGGCAAGACGCGTCTTCGCGAAGAAGGAGCGAAAAAGACTGCACTTGCAATGGGCTTACTTGGCTATGAATTGGATTACTTCGTTTTGCTGGTACGTTATGAGGGAGCAAAGACGGAACAGGAAAAGAAGAAGTGCTTTGAGGAAATGCAGGCGCTTGGTGAAGCGAATCGCGTGAAAATTCTCGGCAGCGAGATGTACACTTACTACGAGACTTGGAAACATTCTGTGGTCCGCGAATTGGCTGTGGCTATGCCGGGCGCAAAGCCGAACGAAATTGCCAAAGTGTGCAAGCCTGCGATTTCTGCTGCGGATGTCAGTGATAGCTTGCGCTTTTTGCTCAAGGCTGGGCTTTTGACTCGCGATATCAAAGGGAATTATCACCAGACGAGTACTTCGCTTTCGACGGGAAATTTGAATGTGGTGGCCGTGGCGGTGCATTCGCTGTTGCGCCAGATGGGCGAGTTTGCGCTTGATGCTTTGGATAAATTGCCTATTTCGGAACGCCACTTTAGTGGCATCACGATGGGCGTGACGGCAGAAAGCTATGCAAAAATTGTGGATGAAATTGCTGCGTTCCGCAAGCGCATAGTGTCGATTGTTTCTGCCGACAAAAAGATTGAAAAAGTTTGCCGCTTGAATATGCAACTTTTCCCGCTGACGGAAAAGATTGAATATGGCGATATGAATGTGTTATCAAAAAATAGAGGGGAGTGA
- a CDS encoding histidine phosphatase family protein — protein sequence MGTFFKQISLSTLVAAFLVACGDDPVSELKELAQDELESSSSVKGAAKSSSSTADKKTSSSSSVDGKVSSSSLKEVDPEEGLDVVYALVDGTISGVVGLDSYTSAKKVKMVELDSADDYDETKNVFSAEIGKDGAYEFKKVNLVQPFVQVSAEVTLTSPSDGKSIPITFSALGDVSSNEKFNLGLLTTLETERALVLLAGKNKLSFEAAKSKAAEDVWNMFHLESLDFDQTETIDVSKASESGTALVAATVLLQLAAGSDLLENYDFVGTFKSIVADVAKDGKWDDEKTRLKAADYALGLKISGGYENTFAYVKERFPKNKNFDKYLTNFALTELEFPECDGGSAGEIFFVKNKASSLFYAESYDDQKHSLYRFVCDEKKGWELIPDSLKDFIGDKTPAKDGEVRRGAYSGKFFTYDGTKKEWREATAVEKDRYFVLESNAKEFVDIQDVYESIKDDERVIFVLRHAERGDDTSKSGTLTDNGKKQSEEVGARLTKFKEDFVLGASEFLRAHQTVESIAKGRGQSYDKRDTIPQLNDDWYAKNSEAVEKAKNECGGGWEVTSKYAYTGAYSTGADAAYYDLAERSVELIEDVLVKKYPTEKFVLLSSHDKLMVPLVAYCSNLQIELKKYDGGKWINYLAGVAIIIDKDGNRRYVAIRGLKSGYAN from the coding sequence ATGGGGACCTTTTTTAAGCAGATTTCGCTTTCTACTTTAGTAGCAGCGTTTTTAGTCGCATGCGGAGATGATCCCGTCAGTGAATTGAAGGAACTTGCTCAAGACGAATTGGAATCGTCTAGTTCTGTAAAAGGTGCTGCAAAATCCTCATCTAGTACAGCTGACAAAAAAACATCCTCGTCGAGTAGCGTTGATGGGAAGGTCTCGTCATCTAGTTTAAAAGAAGTTGATCCTGAAGAAGGGCTGGACGTTGTTTATGCGCTCGTAGATGGTACAATCTCGGGTGTTGTTGGCTTGGATAGCTATACCAGTGCCAAAAAGGTCAAAATGGTGGAGCTGGATTCTGCTGATGACTACGATGAAACGAAAAATGTTTTCTCGGCAGAGATTGGCAAGGATGGCGCCTATGAATTCAAGAAAGTCAACTTGGTTCAGCCATTTGTTCAAGTCTCCGCTGAAGTAACCCTTACAAGTCCTAGCGATGGAAAGTCTATTCCGATTACGTTCTCTGCTCTAGGGGATGTTTCCTCGAATGAAAAGTTCAACTTGGGTCTCTTGACGACTCTTGAAACGGAACGTGCTCTTGTGCTTTTGGCTGGGAAGAATAAGCTTTCTTTTGAAGCTGCAAAGAGCAAGGCTGCTGAAGATGTATGGAATATGTTCCATCTGGAATCTCTTGACTTTGACCAGACCGAGACGATTGATGTTTCTAAGGCTAGTGAGTCTGGGACTGCTCTCGTGGCGGCTACAGTCTTGTTGCAGCTTGCTGCTGGTTCTGATTTGCTAGAAAATTACGATTTTGTAGGAACGTTTAAGTCTATAGTTGCCGATGTCGCAAAGGATGGTAAGTGGGATGACGAAAAGACTCGTTTGAAAGCTGCCGATTATGCACTTGGATTGAAAATATCTGGTGGTTATGAAAATACTTTCGCATATGTCAAAGAACGTTTCCCTAAGAATAAAAACTTTGATAAGTACCTCACGAACTTCGCTTTGACGGAATTGGAGTTCCCGGAATGCGATGGAGGTTCTGCAGGGGAAATATTCTTTGTCAAGAACAAGGCTAGTAGTCTTTTTTATGCAGAGTCGTATGACGATCAGAAACATTCACTTTACCGCTTTGTCTGTGATGAAAAGAAAGGCTGGGAACTCATCCCGGATAGTTTGAAGGACTTCATAGGCGATAAAACGCCCGCTAAAGATGGCGAAGTCCGTCGTGGTGCGTACTCGGGCAAGTTCTTTACTTATGATGGCACAAAGAAGGAATGGCGCGAAGCGACTGCCGTTGAAAAAGACCGTTATTTTGTCTTGGAATCTAATGCAAAGGAATTTGTGGATATCCAGGATGTCTACGAAAGTATCAAGGACGATGAACGCGTCATCTTTGTGCTGCGCCATGCTGAACGCGGTGACGATACGAGCAAGAGCGGGACGCTTACGGATAACGGTAAAAAGCAGTCCGAAGAAGTTGGTGCTCGACTCACGAAGTTCAAGGAAGACTTTGTCCTTGGTGCTTCTGAATTCTTGCGTGCGCACCAGACGGTGGAATCCATTGCGAAGGGTCGTGGACAATCTTATGATAAGCGTGATACGATTCCGCAGCTGAACGATGACTGGTACGCCAAGAATAGCGAAGCTGTCGAAAAGGCCAAGAACGAATGCGGTGGCGGCTGGGAAGTGACTTCCAAGTACGCTTACACGGGAGCTTACTCGACGGGCGCCGATGCCGCATACTACGATCTTGCGGAACGCTCCGTTGAACTTATCGAAGATGTTCTTGTCAAGAAGTACCCGACAGAAAAGTTTGTGCTCCTGAGTTCGCATGACAAGCTGATGGTTCCGCTTGTCGCTTACTGCTCAAACTTGCAGATTGAACTCAAGAAATATGATGGCGGCAAGTGGATCAACTACCTCGCTGGCGTTGCGATTATCATCGATAAGGATGGAAATCGCCGTTATGTCGCCATTCGCGGTCTCAAGTCTGGGTATGCGAACTAG
- a CDS encoding TIGR02147 family protein produces MKDIVKYTDYRKYIQDYYDERKRTSAFSWHMFAQKAGFSSDVYLKYVCEGKKNLSVGSAGSVASAMGLVGFEQTYFVLMVSYAHAKDDKTKRAAFEERCALALAHKMRVLGDEEFNYFKSWKNSVIRELAPHMPGAKPLEMARACKQKISATEVSETLDFLVKAKLLKKDRNGNYQQTDKAIRMAPVEAVPLAARDLQRQMGEFAIQSLDLPLSERMMSGYTLGLTRRAYERIKKEVDEFYRRIVAIATEEDETERVYRLNVQLFPMSEWLNKSGTVLNKDERK; encoded by the coding sequence ATGAAGGATATCGTTAAATATACGGATTACCGCAAGTACATTCAAGATTACTACGACGAACGTAAACGCACTTCGGCGTTTTCTTGGCATATGTTTGCACAAAAGGCGGGTTTCTCGTCGGATGTTTATTTGAAGTATGTTTGCGAAGGAAAGAAAAACCTGAGTGTTGGTTCTGCGGGTTCTGTTGCAAGTGCCATGGGCCTTGTCGGCTTCGAACAGACTTATTTCGTTTTGATGGTCTCGTACGCTCATGCAAAGGATGACAAGACAAAACGTGCCGCGTTCGAGGAACGTTGTGCGTTAGCGCTTGCCCACAAGATGCGTGTTCTCGGTGATGAAGAATTCAATTACTTTAAATCGTGGAAAAATTCTGTGATTCGAGAATTGGCTCCGCACATGCCTGGTGCAAAGCCTCTCGAAATGGCGCGAGCTTGCAAACAAAAGATTTCTGCAACGGAAGTTTCCGAGACGCTTGATTTTTTGGTGAAGGCAAAGCTTTTAAAGAAGGACAGAAACGGAAACTACCAGCAAACGGATAAGGCCATCAGGATGGCGCCTGTAGAGGCGGTACCTTTGGCTGCTCGCGATTTGCAGCGCCAAATGGGAGAGTTCGCGATTCAGTCGCTGGATTTGCCTCTTTCTGAGCGAATGATGTCGGGCTATACGCTTGGCCTTACGCGTCGTGCTTACGAACGGATAAAAAAGGAAGTGGATGAGTTTTATCGGCGCATTGTCGCGATTGCGACAGAAGAAGATGAAACGGAGCGTGTTTATCGCTTGAATGTGCAACTGTTCCCGATGAGCGAATGGTTGAATAAAAGTGGAACAGTTTTGAATAAGGATGAGAGAAAATGA